The following are encoded in a window of Peromyscus leucopus breed LL Stock chromosome X, UCI_PerLeu_2.1, whole genome shotgun sequence genomic DNA:
- the LOC114686654 gene encoding odorant-binding protein-like, which produces MVKFLLLALAFGLAQAHAEVDGEWETVAIAADNVDKIEVERPLRIYLRELTCNEECSEMGVTFYVNMNGQCSKTTVTGYKQADGSYRTQYEGDNNYKLVHLTPKHAVFTSKNVDSAGTETNLIFVLGKGGPLNEEEHEKLVKFAENKNIPPENIRDVLATEDNRMTIMVISS; this is translated from the exons ATGGTAAAGTTTCTGCTGCTGGCTTTGGCATTTGGATTGGCTCAGGCTCATGCGGAG gttgATGGAGAATGGGAAACAGTTGCCATCGCTGCTGACAATGTTGACAAGATAGAAGTGGAAAGACCTCTGAGAATCTACCTTCGTGAACTTACTTGTAATGAGGAATGTAGTGAAATGGGAGTCACATTTTATGTCAA TATGAATGGCCAATGCTCAAAGACCACAGTCACTGGCTATAAGCAAGCAGATGGCTCCTACAGAACCCAAT atgaaggtGACAACAACTATAAACTTGTGCATTTAACACCAAAGCATGCAGTCTTTACCAGTAAGAATGTGGATAGTGCCGGCACAGAAACAAACTTGATTTTTGTTCTTG GAAAAGGTGGGCCTTTAAATGAAGAAGAACATGAAAAACTTGTGAAATTTGCTGAGAATAAGAACATTCCACCAGAAAACATTCGAGATGTTCTGGCTACAG AGGACAACCGGATGACAATTATGGTCATATCCTCTTGA